A DNA window from Macadamia integrifolia cultivar HAES 741 chromosome 4, SCU_Mint_v3, whole genome shotgun sequence contains the following coding sequences:
- the LOC122077288 gene encoding tRNA-dihydrouridine(16/17) synthase [NAD(P)(+)]: protein MRLSRPSISCLHRKNSSLKDPLSTLLLRVLYGNNNRSFMATPITQTPTPPVDSQENLDDLLCSDASRCSSLKQHTYSSSADLPSPSFSLGSPSRCLNGEWRIERAWAHWKKLGQPKLIVAPMVDNSELPFRMLCRKYGAEAAYTPMLHSRIFSETEKYRTQEFTTCTEDRPLFVQFCANDPDILLEAARMVEPYCDYVDINLGCPQRIARRGNYGAFLMDKLPVIKSLVEKLALNLHVPVSCKIRIFPNLQDTISYARMLEEAGCSLLAVHGRTRDEKDGKSIRADWNAIKSLKNAVRIPVLANGNIRHVDDVHSCLEATGADGVLSAESLLENPALFAGYRTAEWAEGSDDSMLDAGLDQADLVIEYLKLCERYPVPWRMIRSHVHKMLGDWFRTHPHVRADLNAQSILTFEFLYDLVNRLKELGTRIPLYTKDSDAGRNSANGVATFNAGV, encoded by the exons ATGAGGTTGTCGCGTCCCTCCATTTCTTGCCTTCACCGAAAGAACTCATCCCTCAAAGATCCACTATCTACCCTTCTTCTCCGTGTCCTTTACGGCAACAATAACAGGTCTTTCATGGCCACTCCCATCACTCAAACCCCCACGCCTCCCGTCGACTCTCAAGAAAACCTTGACGACCTTCTCTGCTCTGATGCCAGTCGTTGCTCTTCCCTTAAGCAGCATACCTATTCTTCTTCGGCTGATTTACCGTCTCCCTCGTTTTCTTTGGGTTCTCCAAGTCGTTGTTTGAATGGAGAGTGGCGTATTGAGCGAGCTTGGGCTCACTGGAAGAAATTAGGGCAACCAAAGCTCATTGTTGCTCCCATGGTTGACAACTCTGAGCTCCCTTTCCGTATGCTTTGTCGCAAGTATGGTGCTGAGGCCGCTTATACGCCCATGTTGCACTCCCGCATCTTCTCGGAGACCGAGAAGTACCGCACTCAAGAATTCACCACCTGCACG GAAGATCGTCCATTATTTGTCCAATTTTGTGCAAATGATCCTGATATTTTGTTGGAAGCAGCAAGAATGGTGGAACCTTACTGTGATTATGTGGACATTAATCTTGG GTGTCCACAGCGCATTGCCAGGAGAGGAAACTATGGGGCTTTTCTAATGGATAAACTCCCTGTCATTAAATCACTAGTAGAGAAATTGGCTCTCAACCTTCACGTTCCTGTTTCATGCAAAATCCGTATCTTCCCAAATTTACAAGATACTATCTCATATGCTAGGATGCTTGAGGAAGCTGGGTGCTCTCTTTTAGCTGTCCATGGTCGAACTAGAGACGAAAAAGATGGAAAGAGTATCCGAGCTGACTGGAATGCCATCAAGTCTCTAAAAAATGCTGTCAGGATACCGGTCCTGGCAAATGGAAACATACGCCATGTGGATGATGTCCACAGCTGTTTGGAGGCGACGGGTGCAGATGGTGTGCTTTCAGCTGAGTCTCTGCTGGAGAATCCAGCTCTCTTTGCTGGATATCGGACTGCTGAATGGGCAGAGGGCAGTGATGACAGCATGTTAGATGCAGGACTAGACCAGGCAGATTTAGTAATCGAGTATTTGAAACTCTGTGAGAGATATCCGGTGCCATGGAGGATGATCCGTTCTCATGTGCACAAGATGTTGGGAGACTGGTTTAGGACTCATCCGCATGTGAGGGCGGATCTCAATGCACAATCCATACTCacctttgaatttttatatgatTTGGTAAATCGGCTTAAGGAGTTGGGCACGAGGATTCCTCTTTATACAAAGGATAGTGATGCAGGAAGGAATTCAGCAAATGGAGTTGCCACATTTAATGCTGGAGTTTGA